The Sesamum indicum cultivar Zhongzhi No. 13 linkage group LG2, S_indicum_v1.0, whole genome shotgun sequence genome contains a region encoding:
- the LOC105155766 gene encoding protein DETOXIFICATION 21-like isoform X2, whose protein sequence is MEGDGSEKLLRAAEDEIEEENLKSKIWVENKKMWVVAGPAMFTRFSTFGINVISQAFVGHIGSTELAAYALVFTLLTRFANGLLLGLASGLETLCGQAYGAKQYHMLGIYLQRSWIVLTVCTTLLLPVYIFAAPILKALGQDEDIAEVAGTIALWFIPVIYSFIVSFTCQMYLQAQSKNMIIAYLAVFSLSIHLFLSWLLTTKYNFGIAGTMISTILAYWLPNVGQLIFVISGGCRETWKGFTTLAFKDLWPVVKLSLSSGAMVCLEVWYNAILILLTGNMKNAEVEVSALSICLNISGWEMMLSLGFMAAASVRVANELGKGDSKAAKFSILNIVLSSFGLGFVLFVFFLFFRERLAYIFTKDHDVAVEVGHLSPLLAFTILLNSVQPVLSGVAVGAGWQSVVVYVNLASYYLIGIPTGVLLGYVIKLQVEGVWIGMLIGMFIQTFILLIITRKTDWEKQVYIARTRVNRWFVEAKPTDNSGAT, encoded by the exons ATGGAAGGTGATGGGAGTGAGAAGCTGTTGAGGGCAGCAGAAGATGAGATTGAGGAAGAGAACTTGAAGAGCAAAATATGGGTAGAGAACAAGAAGATGTGGGTGGTGGCTGGACCTGCTATGTTCACCAGATTTTCAACGTTCGGTATAAATGTCATCAGCCAAGCATTTGTAGGCCACATTGGTTCCACAGAGCTGGCTGCCTATGCTCTTGTTTTCACTCTCCTTACAAGATTTGCCAATGGTTTACTG CTAGGATTGGCCAGTGGATTGGAAACTCTATGTGGGCAAGCCTACGGAGCAAAACAATACCACATGCTCGGGATATATCTCCAAAGATCATGGATTGTTTTGACTGTGTGCACGACTCTACTATTGCCggtttatatttttgcagCCCCTATCTTAAAAGCTTTAGGACAGGATGAAGATATTGCGGAAGTGGCAGGGACAATTGCTCTGTGGTTCATTCCTGTGATATACTCCTTTATTGTATCGTTTACTTGCCAAATGTATTTACAAGCACAGAGCAAGAACATGATCATAGCATATTTGGCAGTGTTTTCGTTATCGATCCACTTGTTCCTCTCATGGCTTCTAACAACCAAGTACAATTTCGGTATAGCCGGCACTATGATATCAACAATCTTGGCATACTGGCTTCCGAACGTGGGGCAACTAATATTCGTCATCTCTGGGGGATGTCGAGAAACATGGAAAGGTTTCACAACCTTAGCCTTCAAAGATCTTTGGCCGGTTGTCAAGCTTTCTTTATCTTCTGGTGCAATGGTCTG TCTTGAGGTCTGGTACAATGCCATACTGATTCTTTTGACCGGAAACATGAAAAATGCCGAGGTTGAAGTTAGTGCTCTATCTATCTG TCTTAACATCAGTGGTTGGGAAATGATGTTATCACTCGGTTTCATGGCTGCAGCAAG CGTTCGTGTCGCAAATGAGCTTGGAAAGGGGGACTCTAAAGCCGCAAAGTTCTCAATTCTCAATATAGTGCTATCTTCTTTCGGCTTAGGGTTCGTGCTGTTTGTGTTCTTTCTGTTCTTCCGCGAACGTCTGGCTTATATATTCACAAAGGATCATGATGTGGCTGTGGAAGTCGGTCACTTGTCCCCTCTTCTGGCGTTCACCATACTTCTGAATAGTGTTCAGCCAGTTCTTTCTG GTGTTGCTGTTGGAGCTGGATGGCAGAGCGTTGTGGTATATGTGAACCTTGCTTCCTACTACTTGATAGGAATTCCCACTGGAGTTTTGCTTGGTTATGTCATCAAATTACAAGTTGAG GGTGTCTGGATTGGAATGTTGATCGGCATGTTCATTCAAACTTTCATTCTACTCATAATAACACGAAAAACAGATTGGGAAAAACAG GTCTACATTGCTCGCACAAGAGTTAATAGATGGTTTGTGGAAGCTAAACCTACTGATAACTCAGGGGCCACTTGA
- the LOC105155766 gene encoding protein DETOXIFICATION 21-like isoform X1, producing the protein MEGDGSEKLLRAAEDEIEEENLKSKIWVENKKMWVVAGPAMFTRFSTFGINVISQAFVGHIGSTELAAYALVFTLLTRFANGLLLGLASGLETLCGQAYGAKQYHMLGIYLQRSWIVLTVCTTLLLPVYIFAAPILKALGQDEDIAEVAGTIALWFIPVIYSFIVSFTCQMYLQAQSKNMIIAYLAVFSLSIHLFLSWLLTTKYNFGIAGTMISTILAYWLPNVGQLIFVISGGCRETWKGFTTLAFKDLWPVVKLSLSSGAMVCLEVWYNAILILLTGNMKNAEVEVSALSICLNISGWEMMLSLGFMAAASVRVANELGKGDSKAAKFSILNIVLSSFGLGFVLFVFFLFFRERLAYIFTKDHDVAVEVGHLSPLLAFTILLNSVQPVLSGVAVGAGWQSVVVYVNLASYYLIGIPTGVLLGYVIKLQVEGVWIGMLIGMFIQTFILLIITRKTDWEKQVSIARKRVTRWFVEVEPNGTSGAA; encoded by the exons ATGGAAGGTGATGGGAGTGAGAAGCTGTTGAGGGCAGCAGAAGATGAGATTGAGGAAGAGAACTTGAAGAGCAAAATATGGGTAGAGAACAAGAAGATGTGGGTGGTGGCTGGACCTGCTATGTTCACCAGATTTTCAACGTTCGGTATAAATGTCATCAGCCAAGCATTTGTAGGCCACATTGGTTCCACAGAGCTGGCTGCCTATGCTCTTGTTTTCACTCTCCTTACAAGATTTGCCAATGGTTTACTG CTAGGATTGGCCAGTGGATTGGAAACTCTATGTGGGCAAGCCTACGGAGCAAAACAATACCACATGCTCGGGATATATCTCCAAAGATCATGGATTGTTTTGACTGTGTGCACGACTCTACTATTGCCggtttatatttttgcagCCCCTATCTTAAAAGCTTTAGGACAGGATGAAGATATTGCGGAAGTGGCAGGGACAATTGCTCTGTGGTTCATTCCTGTGATATACTCCTTTATTGTATCGTTTACTTGCCAAATGTATTTACAAGCACAGAGCAAGAACATGATCATAGCATATTTGGCAGTGTTTTCGTTATCGATCCACTTGTTCCTCTCATGGCTTCTAACAACCAAGTACAATTTCGGTATAGCCGGCACTATGATATCAACAATCTTGGCATACTGGCTTCCGAACGTGGGGCAACTAATATTCGTCATCTCTGGGGGATGTCGAGAAACATGGAAAGGTTTCACAACCTTAGCCTTCAAAGATCTTTGGCCGGTTGTCAAGCTTTCTTTATCTTCTGGTGCAATGGTCTG TCTTGAGGTCTGGTACAATGCCATACTGATTCTTTTGACCGGAAACATGAAAAATGCCGAGGTTGAAGTTAGTGCTCTATCTATCTG TCTTAACATCAGTGGTTGGGAAATGATGTTATCACTCGGTTTCATGGCTGCAGCAAG CGTTCGTGTCGCAAATGAGCTTGGAAAGGGGGACTCTAAAGCCGCAAAGTTCTCAATTCTCAATATAGTGCTATCTTCTTTCGGCTTAGGGTTCGTGCTGTTTGTGTTCTTTCTGTTCTTCCGCGAACGTCTGGCTTATATATTCACAAAGGATCATGATGTGGCTGTGGAAGTCGGTCACTTGTCCCCTCTTCTGGCGTTCACCATACTTCTGAATAGTGTTCAGCCAGTTCTTTCTG GTGTTGCTGTTGGAGCTGGATGGCAGAGCGTTGTGGTATATGTGAACCTTGCTTCCTACTACTTGATAGGAATTCCCACTGGAGTTTTGCTTGGTTATGTCATCAAATTACAAGTTGAG GGTGTCTGGATTGGAATGTTGATCGGCATGTTCATTCAAACTTTCATTCTACTCATAATAACACGAAAAACAGATTGGGAAAAACAG GTTAGCATTGCTCGAAAAAGAGTTACAAGATGGTTTGTGGAAGTTGAACCTAATGGTACCTCCGGAGCAGCTTGA